One Kitasatospora sp. MAP12-44 DNA segment encodes these proteins:
- a CDS encoding Scr1 family TA system antitoxin-like transcriptional regulator, with the protein MSIRPIGLMVIGAWLRHLRASRDLTRPRAAAAARVDRGRLTLIEAGAAAPTAQELNRLADALGAIHDPAASRYLLEEATTAPPPREFEDGPAFHDRFPGWAQRAVAVERQAVRLRLHCGTVLPPLLWTPAYAAGVLHAHTKEDWAMLARRAERVADLPPLVALVSESIVLQEVGAADRRAWLEHLRAVAGLPQVELRIAPLHEGGTLGLPTETEVTLRSSRGPLVLWMVEEGLRSVTYYNAGEGNERGERLERMLATAASAQWSRELLGLAATPWPLGAMPSPPGS; encoded by the coding sequence GTGAGCATCCGACCCATCGGGCTGATGGTGATCGGCGCATGGCTGCGCCACCTGCGCGCGAGTCGCGACCTGACCCGGCCGCGGGCCGCCGCGGCCGCCAGAGTCGACCGGGGCCGGCTCACGCTGATCGAGGCCGGCGCGGCTGCGCCCACGGCCCAGGAGCTGAACCGGCTGGCCGACGCCTTGGGCGCCATCCACGACCCGGCCGCGAGCCGGTACCTGCTGGAGGAGGCCACCACCGCGCCACCGCCACGCGAGTTCGAGGACGGACCCGCCTTCCACGACCGCTTCCCCGGCTGGGCGCAGCGCGCCGTGGCGGTGGAGCGCCAGGCAGTGCGGCTGCGGCTGCACTGCGGCACGGTTCTGCCGCCGCTGTTGTGGACGCCGGCGTATGCGGCGGGTGTGCTGCACGCGCACACCAAGGAGGACTGGGCGATGCTGGCACGCCGCGCCGAGCGGGTGGCGGATCTGCCGCCGCTGGTCGCGCTCGTGAGCGAGTCGATCGTGCTGCAGGAGGTGGGGGCAGCCGACCGGCGCGCCTGGCTCGAGCATCTGCGGGCGGTGGCTGGCCTGCCGCAGGTCGAGCTGCGGATCGCGCCGCTCCACGAGGGAGGCACGCTCGGCCTGCCGACGGAAACCGAGGTGACGCTGCGGTCCAGCAGAGGCCCGCTGGTGCTGTGGATGGTCGAGGAGGGCCTGCGCAGCGTCACCTACTACAACGCGGGCGAGGGCAACGAGCGGGGCGAGCGGCTGGAGCGGATGCTCGCCACCGCAGCCTCGGCGCAGTGGAGCCGCGAACTGCTGGGACTCGCCGCCACCCCCTGGCCGCTCGGCGCGATGCCCTCCCCGCCTGGGAGTTGA
- a CDS encoding glycoside hydrolase family 15 protein: MSASPTALTPALRPASAVAGPLLEDLAVLGDMGTAALIDRTGTVGWMCGPDFDSDAHFARLLGCEANGHWTLAATAADRRAADRTEWSGEGLVLRQEWDTKSGTVRVTTFMPPRGAASAGHSRLHRIVEGVTGTVAVTSRFAPAFGYGRDSGRARLLDRPGGRQALMVTSGPVTLVLDGPRVHRRDHGLGWVAQFEVSAGHQVAVTLTVQDTHRPAPPAPNPAVDLTATETMWAAWVSACTYQGPYREAVARSATVLKALTHAATGGIVAAPTTSLPEDLGGVRNWDYRYTWLRDAAITLRPLIDLGHLQEVRAWRRWLLHAVGGDLAQLQIMYGIDGRRDLPERELPWLDGYAQSRPVRVGNGAAGQFQLDVYGWVVDVLVHAEEAGLEPDPEADALLVALVGEVGRRWQEPDEGIWEVRGPRRHFVHSKMTAWWAVNRAITWAVQAERAGRVVAAPGVVEEWRLLREAIHAEVCAKGYDPQRNTFTQYYGSTELDASLLLITEMGFLPPDDKRLIGTIEAIQHDLLDEHGFVERYRTSVDGTVDGLPGGEGAFLGCSFHLVRALFLIGRREEAHELFERLLNLRSPLGLLAEEWDARAGRQVGNFPQAFSHAPLIDAALLWNEAGAPVTTVPGQRTEQSPAVTSR; encoded by the coding sequence ATGAGCGCCTCTCCCACCGCACTGACCCCCGCCCTCCGCCCGGCCTCCGCAGTCGCCGGCCCCCTGCTGGAGGACCTGGCCGTGCTCGGCGACATGGGCACCGCCGCCCTCATCGACCGCACCGGCACGGTCGGGTGGATGTGCGGGCCCGACTTCGACAGCGATGCCCACTTCGCCCGGCTGCTCGGTTGCGAGGCCAACGGGCACTGGACGCTCGCCGCCACCGCGGCCGACAGGCGGGCGGCGGACCGCACCGAGTGGTCCGGGGAGGGCCTGGTACTCCGTCAGGAGTGGGACACCAAGAGCGGAACCGTGCGGGTCACCACGTTCATGCCGCCGCGCGGTGCCGCGAGTGCGGGGCACAGCAGGCTGCACCGCATCGTGGAGGGCGTCACCGGCACGGTGGCCGTCACCTCGCGCTTCGCACCCGCGTTCGGCTACGGCCGGGACAGCGGCCGCGCCCGCCTGCTCGACCGGCCCGGCGGCCGGCAGGCGTTGATGGTCACCAGCGGTCCGGTCACCCTCGTCCTGGACGGCCCCCGGGTCCACCGGCGCGACCACGGCCTCGGCTGGGTGGCGCAGTTCGAGGTAAGCGCCGGACACCAGGTCGCGGTCACGCTGACGGTCCAGGACACCCACCGCCCCGCGCCGCCGGCACCCAACCCGGCCGTCGACCTCACCGCGACCGAGACCATGTGGGCGGCCTGGGTCAGCGCGTGCACCTACCAGGGGCCCTATCGCGAGGCCGTCGCCCGCTCGGCCACCGTCCTCAAGGCGCTAACACACGCGGCCACCGGCGGCATCGTCGCCGCGCCGACCACCTCGCTGCCCGAGGACCTGGGCGGCGTACGCAACTGGGACTACCGGTACACCTGGCTGCGGGACGCGGCGATCACCTTGCGCCCGCTGATCGACCTCGGTCACCTCCAGGAGGTGCGCGCCTGGCGCCGGTGGCTGCTGCACGCCGTCGGCGGCGACCTGGCCCAACTGCAGATCATGTACGGGATCGACGGGCGCCGGGACCTGCCCGAGCGGGAACTGCCGTGGCTGGACGGGTACGCGCAGTCGAGGCCGGTGCGCGTCGGCAACGGCGCCGCCGGGCAGTTCCAGCTCGACGTGTACGGCTGGGTCGTCGACGTCCTGGTGCACGCCGAGGAGGCCGGGCTGGAGCCCGATCCCGAGGCGGACGCCCTGCTGGTCGCCCTGGTGGGCGAGGTCGGGCGCCGCTGGCAGGAGCCGGACGAAGGCATCTGGGAAGTCCGCGGCCCGCGTCGGCACTTCGTCCACTCCAAGATGACGGCCTGGTGGGCCGTCAACCGCGCGATCACCTGGGCAGTCCAGGCCGAACGGGCCGGCCGGGTCGTAGCTGCACCGGGGGTAGTCGAGGAGTGGCGCCTCCTGCGCGAGGCGATCCACGCAGAGGTCTGTGCAAAGGGCTACGACCCGCAGCGCAACACCTTCACCCAGTACTACGGCAGCACGGAGCTGGACGCCTCACTTCTGCTCATCACCGAGATGGGCTTCCTGCCGCCGGACGACAAGCGGCTGATCGGCACCATCGAGGCGATCCAGCACGACCTGCTCGACGAGCACGGCTTCGTGGAGCGCTACCGCACCAGCGTGGACGGCACCGTCGATGGCCTGCCCGGCGGTGAGGGGGCATTCCTTGGCTGCTCGTTCCATCTCGTCCGTGCACTGTTCCTGATCGGCCGCCGGGAGGAGGCTCACGAGCTGTTCGAGCGGCTGCTGAACCTGCGCAGCCCGCTCGGGTTGCTCGCCGAGGAGTGGGACGCCCGCGCGGGCCGCCAGGTCGGCAACTTCCCCCAGGCGTTCAGCCACGCTCCGCTGATCGACGCCGCGTTGCTGTGGAACGAGGCCGGTGCGCCGGTGACGACCGTACCTGGGCAGCGGACCGAACAGTCCCCGGCGGTGACGTCGCGGTGA
- a CDS encoding response regulator transcription factor, which produces MIGQTAQAPPLPPRRSGARRKIAVVFQQQLIGASLAATLKLRGHAVTTAALADAATVPAGTDLVLVAVENAISGAVRALRRAAAAAPRARCLVVGPDDAQTAVAVLQAGAHGYVIKGAGMDALERAIGLVLTGQIAIDPDLLQRALAPAVPTSDQTERLRLLQALTPREREALTYLCEGLSSHQISQRLGIETSTARTHVQRVLTKLGASTRLEATTVAARYHLTEPSDLGVSSA; this is translated from the coding sequence GTGATCGGGCAGACGGCGCAGGCCCCGCCGTTGCCGCCCCGCCGCTCGGGGGCCAGGCGGAAGATCGCGGTCGTCTTCCAGCAGCAGCTCATCGGGGCGAGTCTGGCCGCCACGCTGAAGCTGCGCGGCCACGCCGTCACCACCGCGGCCCTGGCGGACGCCGCCACGGTACCCGCCGGCACCGACCTGGTCCTGGTGGCCGTGGAGAACGCCATATCCGGCGCGGTGAGGGCGCTGCGGAGAGCGGCGGCTGCCGCGCCGCGCGCCCGCTGCCTGGTCGTCGGCCCCGACGACGCGCAGACCGCGGTCGCCGTGCTGCAGGCCGGAGCCCACGGCTACGTGATCAAGGGTGCCGGCATGGACGCCCTGGAACGCGCCATCGGACTGGTCCTGACCGGACAGATCGCCATCGACCCCGACCTGCTGCAACGCGCCCTCGCACCGGCCGTCCCCACATCGGACCAGACCGAGCGGCTGCGCCTGCTCCAGGCACTCACCCCGCGCGAGCGCGAAGCCCTCACGTACCTGTGCGAGGGGCTGAGCAGCCACCAGATCAGCCAGCGGCTGGGCATTGAGACCTCCACCGCCCGCACGCACGTCCAGAGAGTCCTGACGAAGCTCGGCGCCAGCACCCGCCTGGAGGCCACCACGGTGGCCGCCCGCTACCACCTGACCGAACCCTCCGATCTGGGAGTGTCAAGCGCATGA
- a CDS encoding NUDIX domain-containing protein produces the protein MTATAPSALVPPLAAATHIRAALLLTDGQGRVLISTGTDPRGDADSLPGGPLASGESPAAGAARAAQAATGLAGLSATSLLAVDWLPSGSAAGQPCTVHVYDHSPLTASQASALTADAGHRGGLRLVAPGELEKEVPGQAHRILAALHARAEGRTSDLEDGRVRTPGVLDLHRVLAGAVPRQPEPWTPARKPFDGEVSEARGWLIAPDGRALVHYDPTAGRARLPGGLLLPDDRDDHEATLTRSCAATVLAHIGHPKLLGYRGNQARFVATLRGLGPLPSGPCLPTVVRLFVTQEQALELTGGETDNDELEAARDAARELGFPDPGRQPSTEAPVDGNPDL, from the coding sequence ATGACCGCCACCGCCCCATCCGCACTCGTCCCCCCGCTGGCCGCGGCCACGCACATCCGGGCCGCACTGCTGCTGACCGACGGCCAGGGCCGAGTGCTGATCAGCACCGGCACCGACCCACGCGGTGACGCCGATAGCCTGCCCGGCGGCCCCTTGGCGAGCGGGGAAAGCCCAGCCGCCGGCGCCGCCCGCGCAGCCCAGGCCGCGACCGGCCTTGCTGGCCTGAGCGCCACCAGCCTGCTCGCGGTGGACTGGCTGCCGTCTGGCAGTGCGGCGGGCCAGCCCTGCACGGTGCACGTTTACGACCACTCGCCGCTCACCGCATCCCAGGCCAGCGCGCTGACGGCCGACGCGGGCCACCGAGGTGGCCTGCGCCTTGTCGCTCCCGGCGAGCTCGAGAAGGAAGTCCCGGGCCAGGCACACCGCATCCTGGCGGCACTCCACGCCCGCGCAGAGGGGCGCACCAGCGACCTTGAGGACGGCCGCGTCCGCACGCCCGGCGTCCTCGACCTGCACCGGGTTCTCGCCGGAGCCGTACCACGGCAGCCCGAGCCGTGGACCCCAGCCCGGAAGCCCTTCGACGGCGAAGTGAGCGAGGCCCGCGGGTGGCTGATCGCCCCCGACGGCCGCGCCCTCGTGCACTACGACCCGACCGCCGGCCGCGCCCGCCTCCCCGGCGGACTCCTGCTCCCCGATGACCGGGACGACCATGAGGCCACCCTCACCCGCAGCTGCGCGGCCACCGTGCTGGCCCATATCGGCCACCCCAAACTCCTGGGCTACCGCGGTAACCAGGCCCGGTTCGTCGCGACCCTGCGCGGGCTCGGCCCGCTGCCGTCCGGCCCCTGCCTGCCGACCGTGGTGCGCCTGTTCGTAACCCAGGAGCAGGCTCTGGAACTGACCGGTGGGGAGACGGACAACGACGAGCTCGAGGCAGCCAGGGACGCTGCGAGGGAACTCGGCTTCCCCGACCCCGGCCGCCAGCCGAGCACCGAGGCACCTGTCGATGGGAATCCGGACCTATGA
- a CDS encoding helix-turn-helix transcriptional regulator: MSIEALSAVPSGDALSGTPRGATACGSGTARRADGLRQDASALSLVVLLAGPATLKNIARRREPGTVEPAALYTQHGVRRAGLVALYTLAGHIRHSHIGVDQPLRSADDLSDRERQLLRLLARDLTIEQIAGALRMGREVVSARIRSLLRALGVECRHQAVALACLADVVARTDVLPDSAPGRGAAVLPAWLPESEVDRLVRALDRSPACAVVPHAGQHQLAEAVARRYAPGGRILIVTGDDTGFAAALTRWRAFNWTGQPVAGLLAVSDRSRPSLRALGLRAPLPVAADRILDHVGKPGALVAVATSHGLKALAEAHRRWPGRIPPWNLVITYNAQLLDPETTSPSLLPTRARLYVTAIEESTTCDRTAHDRVNETITGPVILRSAMAALAACGAARPYRMLAAAPPGGRAGDRLRLQMLLIDLAAHFKLTRIQLHCSTSRDASALVSDFDEAVALMESWMRPRTFQAGHLSASDSSSDRTAILHRFRSGPEALRILATTEPLPDAAPDALVHLAHQLPTHRTAQVIGHALTAHPGTAQPVLLVAPVLPWPDRQIQDAAHCLASLTRAVAALDGDQRGHLAQLRRHGHTVDHPAWLATTARTLDPADSGRLTDVAAWADATWSQECAALASACELERIGPSGLTLTQIERTLTGLGQPLPGRGAGRAGVGVM, encoded by the coding sequence ATGAGCATCGAGGCGCTCTCCGCGGTCCCATCAGGTGACGCGCTGTCCGGCACGCCGCGCGGAGCCACCGCTTGCGGCTCCGGCACGGCGCGCCGTGCGGACGGGCTTCGGCAGGACGCCAGCGCGTTGAGTCTGGTGGTCCTCCTGGCCGGCCCCGCCACCCTCAAGAACATCGCTCGCCGACGCGAGCCCGGAACGGTCGAGCCGGCCGCCCTCTACACGCAGCACGGGGTCCGGCGGGCGGGCCTGGTCGCGCTCTACACATTGGCCGGGCACATCCGGCACTCCCACATCGGCGTCGATCAACCGCTGCGGTCCGCGGACGACCTCTCGGACAGGGAGCGGCAGCTGCTCCGGCTGCTGGCACGTGACCTGACGATCGAACAGATCGCCGGGGCGCTCAGAATGGGCCGAGAGGTCGTCTCCGCCCGGATCCGTTCGCTGCTGCGGGCTCTGGGGGTCGAGTGCCGCCACCAGGCTGTCGCTCTGGCGTGCCTTGCCGACGTGGTGGCGCGCACGGACGTCCTCCCGGACTCCGCCCCCGGCCGGGGCGCAGCTGTCCTTCCCGCGTGGCTGCCGGAGTCCGAGGTGGACCGGCTGGTCCGGGCCCTGGACCGGAGCCCGGCGTGCGCGGTCGTCCCGCATGCGGGCCAGCACCAGCTGGCCGAAGCCGTCGCCCGCCGCTACGCGCCCGGCGGTCGGATCCTGATCGTCACCGGCGACGACACCGGCTTCGCCGCAGCGCTCACCCGGTGGCGGGCTTTCAACTGGACCGGACAACCGGTGGCCGGACTGCTCGCCGTCAGCGATCGCAGCCGCCCCTCGCTGCGGGCTCTCGGGCTGCGTGCTCCGCTGCCGGTCGCCGCGGACCGCATCCTCGACCACGTCGGCAAGCCCGGCGCGCTCGTCGCCGTGGCCACCAGCCACGGGCTGAAGGCGCTGGCCGAGGCGCACCGTCGCTGGCCCGGCCGTATCCCCCCGTGGAACCTGGTGATCACCTACAACGCCCAGCTCCTCGACCCCGAGACCACCAGTCCAAGCCTGCTGCCCACCCGGGCCCGGCTGTACGTCACGGCCATCGAGGAGAGCACCACCTGCGACCGCACCGCCCACGACCGAGTGAACGAGACGATCACCGGGCCGGTCATCCTCAGATCCGCAATGGCGGCGCTCGCCGCCTGCGGCGCCGCCCGCCCCTACCGGATGCTGGCCGCCGCCCCGCCCGGCGGCAGGGCTGGCGACCGGCTGCGGCTGCAGATGCTGCTCATCGACCTTGCCGCGCACTTCAAGCTGACCCGCATCCAGCTGCACTGCTCCACCAGCCGAGACGCCTCCGCCCTGGTCAGCGACTTCGACGAGGCCGTCGCGCTGATGGAGAGCTGGATGCGCCCGCGCACCTTCCAGGCCGGGCACCTGAGCGCCAGCGACTCCTCCTCCGACCGGACCGCCATCCTTCACCGCTTCCGAAGCGGCCCGGAGGCTCTGCGGATCCTCGCGACCACCGAGCCTCTGCCCGACGCCGCACCGGACGCCCTCGTCCACCTCGCCCACCAACTGCCCACCCACCGCACCGCCCAGGTGATCGGACACGCCCTCACCGCCCACCCCGGCACGGCACAGCCGGTACTGCTCGTTGCCCCCGTTCTCCCCTGGCCCGACCGGCAGATCCAGGACGCCGCGCACTGTCTGGCCTCGCTGACCCGCGCCGTCGCCGCCCTCGACGGCGACCAACGCGGCCACCTCGCCCAACTGCGCCGCCACGGCCACACCGTCGACCATCCCGCGTGGCTGGCCACCACCGCCCGCACACTCGACCCGGCCGACAGCGGGCGGCTCACGGACGTGGCCGCCTGGGCGGACGCCACCTGGAGCCAGGAGTGCGCCGCCTTAGCGAGTGCCTGCGAACTGGAGCGGATAGGGCCGAGCGGCCTGACGCTCACCCAGATCGAGCGGACCCTGACCGGGCTCGGCCAGCCACTTCCGGGCCGCGGTGCCGGCCGCGCGGGGGTGGGGGTGATGTGA
- a CDS encoding transcriptional regulator — protein MTASQPVPERGRNEMLCAYLDQLGWSASGFARRVRERCAASGLPHTVSPSTVTRWCKNAIPGPELAGPACQVLSAELRRHVTPESLGWPADNEDLATEALVYGDLQHAVRVLSRLWQLDSMPGRRAVRRMPFAASGPASHEALVMLPDADITGRGQQHVAAADIELLEEQTELYGRLDARHGGGRFRSVFAAFLDMHATPLLHGAFSERLGRRLYGSVADAVLALASMAYDDLLPGLAQRYDLQAMRLAQAIGDRGRVARGHIHHARLAAARGERRDVLTHARSAVVASSGAPGLVRAYAAITEARAWALNGAPDQTLAAVKQAQDAFNQRGSGADPRWLLWLDMPELAGQAAWALAMAGLAEAGTQALSTALDMPEERTRDSVELLITAAELARLRGDHAERAALTKRAMEASRPLKSGRLADRLARLISGEPLDDF, from the coding sequence ATGACAGCTTCCCAGCCGGTGCCCGAGCGAGGCCGCAACGAGATGCTGTGCGCCTATCTCGACCAACTGGGCTGGTCAGCCAGCGGCTTCGCCCGGCGGGTACGGGAGCGCTGCGCGGCTTCCGGCCTGCCGCACACGGTCAGCCCGAGCACGGTCACGCGGTGGTGCAAGAACGCGATCCCGGGCCCGGAGCTGGCGGGGCCGGCCTGCCAGGTGCTCTCCGCCGAGCTGCGGCGGCATGTCACGCCGGAGAGTCTCGGATGGCCGGCCGACAACGAGGACCTCGCCACCGAGGCCCTCGTGTACGGGGATCTCCAGCATGCTGTGCGGGTGCTGTCGAGGCTGTGGCAGCTCGATTCCATGCCAGGGCGCCGGGCGGTGCGCAGGATGCCGTTCGCAGCATCCGGGCCGGCCTCGCACGAGGCGCTCGTCATGCTGCCCGACGCGGATATTACGGGGCGAGGTCAACAGCACGTCGCGGCAGCGGACATCGAGCTGCTGGAGGAACAGACCGAGCTGTACGGGCGGCTGGACGCCCGGCACGGCGGGGGCCGGTTCCGCAGCGTGTTCGCAGCGTTCCTCGACATGCACGCCACACCATTGCTCCACGGGGCGTTCTCCGAGCGCCTGGGACGACGATTGTACGGAAGCGTCGCGGACGCGGTGCTCGCACTCGCCAGCATGGCGTACGACGACCTGCTCCCAGGACTCGCGCAGCGCTACGACCTGCAGGCGATGCGACTGGCCCAGGCCATCGGCGACCGCGGCCGCGTCGCGCGCGGGCACATCCACCATGCCCGACTCGCCGCAGCCCGCGGCGAACGCCGGGACGTGCTGACCCACGCCCGCAGCGCGGTGGTCGCCTCCAGCGGCGCGCCCGGCCTGGTGAGGGCCTACGCGGCCATCACGGAGGCGCGGGCGTGGGCGCTCAACGGCGCCCCGGACCAGACCCTCGCCGCGGTGAAGCAGGCCCAGGACGCCTTCAACCAGCGAGGCTCCGGGGCCGACCCGCGCTGGCTCCTGTGGCTGGACATGCCAGAGCTGGCAGGCCAAGCAGCCTGGGCGCTCGCGATGGCCGGCCTGGCAGAGGCGGGGACCCAAGCGTTGAGCACGGCCCTGGACATGCCCGAGGAGCGCACCCGCGACAGCGTGGAGCTGCTGATCACCGCCGCCGAACTCGCGCGACTTCGGGGGGACCACGCGGAGCGAGCGGCGCTGACGAAGAGAGCCATGGAGGCATCCCGGCCTCTCAAGAGCGGCAGACTAGCGGACCGGCTCGCCCGCCTTATCTCCGGCGAGCCACTCGACGACTTCTAG
- a CDS encoding nitroreductase has protein sequence MSRRPDPVLEAVLTRRSAARLTEPAPGREELEELVRAAATAPDHGRLRPWRLIVVAGDERARLGEVLAEAAGTPEQAHRAAAKPQRAPLLVSVVLCPVPGHPKVPEWEQLAATAAMVSTLALLLHSRGWGAFWRTGAAVESPQVLKYLGIGDGERLLGWLYAGTWVGGHHARPREPFDASRKISWLSSGASTSASR, from the coding sequence ATGAGTCGGCGCCCGGACCCGGTGCTGGAAGCGGTCCTCACCCGGCGCAGCGCTGCCCGGTTGACCGAACCCGCGCCCGGCCGCGAGGAACTGGAGGAGCTCGTGCGGGCCGCGGCCACCGCACCGGACCATGGGCGGCTTCGGCCGTGGCGGCTGATCGTGGTCGCCGGGGACGAGCGCGCCAGGCTCGGCGAGGTGCTCGCTGAAGCGGCCGGGACACCGGAGCAGGCCCACCGGGCCGCCGCGAAGCCCCAGCGCGCCCCGCTGCTCGTCTCGGTTGTGCTGTGCCCGGTGCCGGGCCACCCGAAGGTGCCCGAGTGGGAGCAGCTGGCCGCCACCGCGGCGATGGTCTCCACCCTGGCGCTCCTACTCCACAGCCGGGGCTGGGGCGCGTTCTGGCGCACCGGAGCGGCCGTCGAATCGCCGCAGGTCCTCAAGTACCTGGGTATCGGTGACGGCGAGCGACTGCTGGGCTGGCTGTATGCCGGCACCTGGGTGGGCGGGCATCATGCTCGCCCGCGCGAGCCCTTCGACGCGTCCCGCAAGATCAGCTGGCTCAGCAGCGGCGCATCGACGTCGGCGAGCCGCTAG
- a CDS encoding cation:proton antiporter: MSDTLLPLLLAVPAVVLACQAGGRAVRLIGQPPVIGEILAGILLGPSALGWIAPGLQHHLLPPAALPVTSALGNLALLAFLFLIGSELDLRSLRTARRAVIAVSLGSLLLPLALGAALAAAMYPHLAPPGVARLPFTLFVAVALSITAFPVLARVLADRGLETTRLGTFVMACAAVDDALAWCLLTAVVALATAGTLTSAVATFALGAALAAALTLLRPALRALLERAGRTSDDLVLVVLFAGLCLTAYATDRIGIHPAFGAFLFGAVTPRGLPAVERSAARIRAVFLPVLLPLYFVDTGLHTDLSNLPVGQWGWGAAILAVAVAGKWGGAAGAARLTGSDWRWAAAVGTLMNCRGLTELVVLGIGRQIGVITEQLFSLLVLMAVVTTVATAPLLGRLTGRDPRMAPPGPVRAPAGSGVKGTAR, from the coding sequence GTGTCCGATACTCTGCTGCCCCTGCTTCTCGCCGTTCCTGCCGTGGTGCTGGCCTGCCAGGCCGGCGGCCGCGCCGTCCGGCTGATCGGCCAGCCGCCCGTCATCGGCGAGATCCTCGCAGGCATACTCCTCGGCCCCTCCGCCCTAGGCTGGATCGCCCCCGGCCTCCAGCACCACCTACTCCCGCCCGCGGCCCTCCCCGTAACGTCGGCACTGGGCAACCTCGCCCTCCTCGCCTTCCTGTTCCTGATCGGCAGCGAACTCGACCTGCGCTCCCTGCGCACCGCCAGACGCGCCGTCATCGCCGTCAGCCTCGGCAGCCTGCTGCTTCCCCTGGCCCTGGGCGCCGCCCTCGCCGCGGCAATGTACCCGCACCTGGCGCCGCCCGGCGTCGCGCGACTGCCGTTCACCCTGTTCGTCGCCGTCGCGCTGAGCATCACCGCTTTCCCCGTCCTCGCGCGCGTCCTCGCCGACCGGGGCCTGGAGACCACCCGGCTTGGCACGTTCGTCATGGCCTGCGCAGCCGTCGACGACGCTCTCGCCTGGTGTTTGTTGACGGCGGTCGTCGCGCTGGCCACCGCTGGCACGCTGACCTCCGCCGTGGCCACCTTCGCCCTGGGCGCCGCCCTCGCCGCCGCGCTCACCCTCCTGCGCCCCGCGCTGCGGGCGCTGCTGGAACGTGCCGGGCGCACCTCCGACGACCTGGTGCTGGTGGTGCTGTTCGCCGGGCTGTGCCTGACCGCGTACGCCACCGACCGGATCGGCATCCACCCGGCGTTCGGCGCGTTCCTGTTCGGCGCCGTCACCCCTCGGGGCCTGCCGGCCGTCGAGCGCAGCGCCGCCCGCATCCGCGCGGTGTTCCTGCCCGTCCTGCTCCCGCTGTACTTCGTGGACACCGGCCTGCACACCGACCTCTCCAACCTCCCGGTCGGGCAGTGGGGCTGGGGGGCGGCGATCCTGGCGGTCGCCGTCGCCGGGAAGTGGGGCGGCGCGGCGGGCGCGGCGCGGCTCACCGGCTCCGACTGGCGGTGGGCGGCGGCCGTCGGCACGCTGATGAACTGCCGTGGCCTGACCGAGCTCGTCGTTCTCGGCATCGGCCGCCAGATCGGGGTCATCACCGAGCAGCTGTTCAGCCTCCTGGTGCTCATGGCTGTGGTCACCACCGTGGCCACCGCCCCGCTACTGGGCCGTCTGACCGGCCGCGACCCGAGAATGGCCCCACCAGGTCCGGTCCGCGCGCCGGCTGGCAGCGGCGTGAAGGGGACGGCCCGATGA
- a CDS encoding arginine deiminase family protein, protein MPTPAHAATEYGMLRRVAMRHAADFTRPLAGPDVNPVLERQMATSTWATYEAAAVRAQQDTLITLLRERGTEVVLLPLAPGCSTQHYPRDVGFAVDHVLFRARLNSKHRLPEADALADPATGVPNVAHLHDGTIEGGDVMLHDRCVLVGLSEETSADGAAGLQAALERHGIDREVVPVHFATAGIVHLDDHFTIVAPGTALMHRGVFPPDQIRWFQARFDLIDVTDDEALAVQVNVLAIAPGTVVVAAGSDRIAAQLAARGIEVLTVDYSEVTRIPGSLRCTTLPLNRS, encoded by the coding sequence GTGCCCACCCCTGCCCACGCTGCCACCGAGTACGGCATGCTGCGGCGCGTCGCCATGCGCCATGCCGCCGACTTCACCCGCCCCCTCGCCGGACCCGACGTCAACCCCGTCCTCGAGCGGCAGATGGCAACCAGCACCTGGGCCACCTACGAGGCCGCGGCAGTCCGCGCGCAGCAGGACACCCTGATCACCCTGCTGCGCGAGCGCGGCACCGAGGTGGTCCTGCTTCCCCTGGCCCCGGGCTGCTCCACCCAGCACTACCCCCGCGACGTCGGCTTCGCCGTCGACCACGTCCTCTTCCGCGCCCGCCTGAACTCCAAGCACCGCCTGCCCGAGGCCGACGCTCTCGCCGACCCGGCGACCGGCGTGCCGAACGTCGCCCATCTGCACGACGGCACGATCGAGGGCGGCGACGTCATGCTCCACGACCGGTGCGTGCTGGTCGGTCTGAGCGAGGAGACCTCCGCCGACGGCGCCGCCGGCCTGCAGGCGGCCCTCGAACGGCACGGCATCGACCGCGAAGTCGTGCCCGTCCACTTCGCGACCGCGGGAATCGTCCACCTCGACGACCACTTCACCATCGTCGCGCCCGGCACCGCCCTCATGCACCGCGGCGTCTTCCCGCCGGACCAGATCCGCTGGTTCCAGGCGCGCTTCGACCTGATCGACGTCACCGACGACGAGGCGCTGGCCGTGCAGGTCAACGTCCTGGCGATCGCGCCCGGCACGGTCGTCGTCGCGGCCGGCAGCGACCGCATCGCCGCCCAGCTGGCGGCGCGCGGGATCGAGGTCCTCACCGTCGACTACTCCGAGGTCACCCGGATCCCCGGGTCGCTGCGCTGCACCACCCTGCCGCTCAACCGGAGCTGA